AACAAGTACAATGTCATTCACTGGCCCGAGACTCGCCAAGACTATGGTTTTTCTGAATGAAACGATTCGTGGTGGTGGGGGTACAAGTAGTATATGAAGAATTACACTGTACATGAAATTGTCATATGAGCCAAAGGATTACGCTGTGCTCATACCAAAGTACTGGTACAAATATGTTTCATAAATTCAACTAAATACGACAATTATGAGTTTTCTACCATGTTACATACAATATTTTTAGTGACACACactcaaaaagtttcatttgaGATTCAAGTACAGAATGCCGGAAGGTGcttatttctcaattattcattttgtcTTGCCACAGTAACATGCATTAGAGTAAGATAAAACATAACCCATTGAGATATAAGCGACTTTTCATTCATTCAGCATGAATGAAAATCAAACTTCCAAGGCAAATATAAAGTAATGTTTGTAATATACTTAATCTTTACAAATATGATGTACATTCAATCCTCTGACGTATATCATCCAGGCAGAATAGTAATTTGAATTATCATATACTTTTAAATTAaaccaaaaaatttctcttacGTTTCTCCATCTTGTGTCTTTACGAGAGTAACATTAGCGCCATCCAAAGATACAGAAAAGCCGCCCACGTTGGTAGGGATAGTTTTTAGTTTCTGTGCTTTTTTTTCGGCAATTATTTCTTCAGCAAGAAACTCAACCAATTCTTTTTCAGCTGGCAGcattttagaaaatttcaGATCAATCCAgtacaattgaataaatattcaagttgaagaacaatgaaaaattccaataGTATGAAAAATAACTTGAGCGATTACCTTTAGTGTGAGTTCTTTTGCTATTTCCGCAATTGCACAAATTCAATGGATTATGAATTTTAAGTGTGGTTAAGGGTGCGGTAGCGGTGATGTCTTTGCCGGTAGGGTTGCACATGTTCCAAATCGAACGGCCAATTTGGATCTGTACTCTTTGGATTGATTGCATTCCGACAATCGGTGAAAGGACTACATTTTTGATTACACTACTGCGCAAAGCATTTCTCACCATACCGCTCATTTTTTACtcgattggaaaatcaaaacgaaaaatttttctgtGATTTTCTTCGTCACTGGAGGAATTCTTTTTCACCAGCTCACACGTGCGTCCTGCTACTAGTTCTGTAAGCACTTTCTCGACGATCTCCGCGCCGATTACGTCACACGCTAGTCACGCTGCTCACCACGCTTCGCTCAATGGCCAACTGTGGGTTCCCGCCGTTTGTGTCGCTACCATAGCATAATCACTTGGGTGCGTTCACTGAACAAGCTACATCGAGAGAGTTGGCCGAAATGTTTTTACCGGTGGCCAGTAACGGATTCTGATTTCAAAAGCAGATAGTGCtgtctttcttcttatttatcCTGAATGGCTATCTCCCACTAAGGGCATGTGCCACAAGATAGTGCTATCGCGTGGACGTATAATTTCTTATCTCATGCTTCGATTTTTAAATTGGCGAAATAAGTTTCAACGTTTTGAGCGCAATTTAGTCTATTGTAAAAGTGATTAAACCAAATAATATAAAGCAATCTATTAATATCTTCAAGTTACTGGTGCAGTCCCGTTTCGTCTGGAACTCCTACTCATTAATATCTAGTTTATATCCTGAAAATTTGGGTGAGCTCGTTTccatctttaaaaatattttagtatTGATAAGGAAAGACAAAATTACTCTCAATAGTGTCTATTCAgagcttttttctttgtttttttttcttttagatTTCTTGCTGTAATAATAGtttattttagaaaaataacatacatttgcATCTTCAGAATTTATCAAGAGCGAACACCTTCAAGTGCCGCAAAACAGCCTAGCGCTGTAATCAATATCATACATACCAAGAAAATgcttattttcatatttgtgccTATTGGCGAGACGTGGCATTCGTCACCTAGTCGATTTATAGCTATTAATTATTAAGTTTTTCAAGAAAGTTTATACTTATAAATGTATTAATGTTAAGCGGAGCAATAAACtatctttttcaaaaaaaaaaacgcgctgAGAATGTTGAGGCGTAGAGCAATGCGTATTATATTGAAACGCAAACCTAATCATCCGCTTACGAGAAACTGTTCAACGGATTTGCTGCGTAGTAGTGACTGTGATGAGAAGCTTCGGGAGCCCACAACAAAAACGACCGTAGCGACATCTCTGTTTACCGTCCGGAACTAGATCTTGACGTTAGGCTAGGTTCTTGAGCTCtagtgatttttttcgccATTGTCGGACATCTATCTTCTTCCACCctaccgatttttttttttgatggaTTTTATCAACAAAGACAATTGCACACCGCTGCGCACAGATAGACTCTCTCTCTCAGAATGCCCAGTAAACGTTCCAGTATACGTAGAGTTATTgctagaaaaataaaaaatattgtagtACAAAAAGTTCTTAACCTTTCGAAGGTCGGAatttaagagttgaaattgCCTTTCAAAAGTGCCCAAATTAGTGTCTGTTATCACCTATCAACTATATACAAAGTTCATATCACAGGGCGAGCTGATATATAAGCTTTCCGGTTCTCTAGAGGTTAAGATCTCCATCCATTTTTAGGGCATGAGAGAAGTTTAACCACGTTGGTGTGTATCGGTAGAAGTTTAGTTAATtagttatttatttatattagtTGGTTATTTAATTTGCTATTTATATTGCTTATTTTTGGCTATTTTCGCTTACATAGATTGAAAtcacttcaatttttaatataattttgaACTCAGTTCATtttgtgttggaaaaaaaggCCATGAGTGAACGCGAAGTCGAATGTGTGCTGGTTAAAGCGACTCCTTCAACCAATTTAACACTTGAAAACGGAGCGACAAAAAGATCGCAATTTGGAAACCGAACgctcaataaaaatgatgatgtTTTCCAACATAACGCTTGGTATACAATATTTAAAACAGAATTGGCATATTATTGTTCAATACACAATTTCCTcattaattgaaaatgattcaTAACCCTGAaaactttattattttcatcaatttggattaattattcgtttttatatcgTCAGGGATAATGTTATTTGGGATGAAAAACAGCTATGTTTTGCGAAACGAAAAGTTGCAGACAATTCTTCGAAAATGGCATCATCCGAGGAGAGCGAAAGATATGAAAAGGATGCAAACAAGTATTGGGATAAATTTTATGGTATTCATAAAAATAGGTAATTCgacaattcttttttttataggtCCATTTTCTGAATTATTATTTAGAGACATGGCAGAGTCTTAATGCCAAGTGTTGAAAAGGCTAATTCTGACAGGCAGCATACATATACTCGAGATTAGCCAATTTCTCTTGGCTTGTGAAATACATGTGATTGCCATTTGTAGAGAATTGATCTTAATCAAAAATGAAAGTCCCATAGAAGAATGTGATTAATGTACTTTTgaggataaaaatttttatatatttaatcCAATTCTTGTCAAATGAATTAACATTTATATCCACAGATTTTTCAAAGACAGGCACTGGCTTCTTACCGAATTCTCTGAATTAGCACCTCTTGAAGTGAGTCAAAGTTCAAATACCAAATATGATGCCAATTTGTTAGTGACGAGTCCCGCAAGAATCGGAACAAGGAATATATTAGAGATCGGATGCGGAGTAGGAAACACTATTTTTCCTATTTTAATGTATGATCCGAgtccaaatttatttttatatggtTGTGATTTTTCATCCACTGCCATCGAGTTACTGCAGCAGAATCCTCAATATGATCCATCCAGGTGAATATTTTCTTGAATATCAaacttttttacattttttcttaaatattgagcttgaatatttttttaagggtgaatgatacaaatgtcgaaataattagaaattgatcaaatttggtgataatgttcttcaacatcaagtgcgaaaacagaaattttttcaaaattttcttctgtttagttatcgagtaattacgtattaaagcagatttcttatgcccggaatgtatacctatatatatggaaacgctatgcttatacacgtcaactttagtgatcaattactcgataactgtacagaagaaaaatcttaaaaaatttgtattgtcaaatttggcactaaagaatatgttcaccaaattttataaaattctgatcattttgaatttttttatgtttttagcatggtttagcatggcaacattgtatcgcctgtgcaatatatccttaattgCATCGATGCACACTTTTTTCatagtaattattttttaccagaaagtaattattttttaagtaattattttttaccaGAAAATTAGCAGCTCTGTAAAAAGGAAtgggacaatttttttttcaatgaaactgaGTTTGAGTTACTTTATTTCGAGTTTCCCTaaggaaaattaaaatttctacTATATGCATGGCGTGACTGCAGCAGTTGATCGTTATTCggttggaaaaaattcgttacatCGTTTATTTTGAGTGGTTTgatattcgaaagaaaatatgaattacACTATTCTCATTTGATCAAAAAACaaggtgtaacttttatttttctaaaaaaaatcatgtaacTACTCTTTAGtcatctctctcgcacttccGCAACTAATGTATAACGACCTCGAATCGTTCGTTTatagtttgaaaataaaagagaatatGCAAAGCGTTTGTCGTTAGACACCCTGCAGCGTCTCTCTTACTTCATATTTCTCGGAGTACTGTAAAACTATTATTTAACTTAAGGTTAAGTTAGAATTTTTTGTTGATCGGCTATAATCTCTTCCAAACATCTTTCAGCTCTTCTCCAACCTTCAGAGATAACAATAATCCGTCTTATTGTAACTTTTCTGCGTAAGTTAATGTCCTTATTCTCGTCGACATAGACACCAAATACCATGAAAATGTCCCCTTGTATATCGAAAACTaatgacagtatccatgtgaACATGGAAATCATTGAGGTGTTGATTCGACCCCATAAACTATAACAATAgggtattacacctttttttgaaaactgtttcaaaataatcctgagatcgtaataaaccagtggaatttttatttaaattttataagaccgaaaagtgtcttaaaaattattttttatttataattttcaattttcgcgcggaaacgctagccgccatgttgtttcggtttgtgacgtcactccgttagtaaacaatacgattgcgaaagaccaaataacaagatttgtgaatataATGAGTTATAATAGTATATCATTGGTGCCTGAATGCGATAATACAAGTGCAAAAATGCCACAgaaattgtggattcatcgccaccatcaaTATATTTATCATgggtagatttgtactttttgctttcacaaaaccgttttccatgatgcaattttaataaaatcaatgaTAAAAATCCACAAACGTACAttataacttgtaaaatttcaaaataacacagagcgcacgataagaacctagattgtttactatcggagtgacgtcacgttggaatccaatatggcgaatggcgttttagacatttgaaaaacagatgaaaaaggacgatttttaaaattgaattatagaATTTAcgttgcatttttatgaataaatattaacgtttctcgtttactttttataaaatctatcataaacatgcatttttatatattttttacatggtgtaaaataccctattTCGACCTAAACCTCGAAAGGTATAAACCTCgaaagccgtcgacctagacatcaaaaaccatagacaaatatacctagacatccaAAACTGAAGAGGTCTATAtctaaacatcgaaaacaattgatCCATAtctatatctagacatcgaaaataattgatccatgtctatatctagacatcgaaaacaatggatcCATCCCCTTGTACTCgtgtttattcttattgaactgctCCGAAATAGGTTGGCATCAAGACGCTATTGCAATAAAAGGAGCACTGCAGTTCTACCAAAAACCACCCGATTTAGCGCACTGGATGCACCCTAGTTcttaatacatttttaaagaaaccGTTTTCTATATGATATGAATATCAAATCGAAAATGCAATACGTTgaattaaaatatatattgaaacaaATATTAGACCAAGCATCGGGAGTTTTTATCCTGCTTTAaatcggggaaaaaaattacaacgagGATCAGTTCATTTTATGCCCCTTTTGAAAATACTATGGCTGTGTTCCGATATTGACTGTGAGTACTGCGAGTATGTGCTTTGGTATAGGATTTACAGTACTCACAGTCAATATCGGAACACGGTCTATATTTTCTCCCTCCTCCACTCCCCGGAACAGCTGCCATTTTGGCGAAATAACTACAAAAAAATGGGTTTTCACCAATACCTGTATTCTGAGTGGTTTTACGACCAAAAAGGTTCATATCGAAACTGAAGATAATTAAATTTACACCAAAAAggtttcatacattttttttccaggatTATTATCTTCAGAGTTACAGCTAATCCGAATCACGCATTTGGTCAAATTGACTTACTGATGATGCTATCCCGCATTATTATTTGCTCTCCTCAGTACAATGCTTGATTTTCTCGTTCGGGTTTTATCATGAACGATGGTTTACTCCACTCTCACAGTTGACgtcttcatatattttttttcttcaacaccAAGGGTTTACAACTATCCCTTATTCCTGAACCATTATCTGAGTCGCTATCGTTGTCACATTTGATAGTAACATCGTCCATGTATTCCAACAAACCATTATCGACTCGTTCAGTTTGGTTTGATGAATCATCTATGAAGGTGACAACatttccacaagaaccttttgCACAATTACAACTTATTGTTTTTAAGAGCTTTTGTGGAGCAGATTCGTTTTTGGTGGATATTAGAAGTAGACCCAGCGTTGATTTTGTCCAACCCTAATCTCGAGGACCTTAATATTACCATACCATTGTTAAATTTGTTGGTAAGTTTTTAAAGAATGCTGACGAGCAGCGTACGCGGTTGGAGGCAACAACCCGAGGTTTCATAAAACTTTCATAAATATtcccgaatgaaaaattgtagaacatgaaaataattgattgatTAAATGGAAtaacattgaaattttctgTGTAAAACGTTGAGTTGAAGGAATTGCATGGAAAAAGTTCTTCAGAAGTTTCACACAAAGCACTACAATGATGTACATACTTCTTTTATGTTTTGAAGAATTACGTCAGGGCTGCAATTTATGCAAGATTCCATTGTAGCTATGTGCAAACTTATATACTCTGTATGAGGTGGCAACAAAATGAATGTCATCAAATTCTATCAACAAAACGCACTTTCAAAGATGTTTCTGCGACAACGTATAGCACCGCACCAATATTACTGTGCTTCGGAGTTGCCTTTTTATTTTGGATTTATCTCCTGATAATTTATTAACGCGAACTTTTCTGtattatcgttgaaaaaatcacaGATCTAAGCAATTTGAGGTGCTCGACTCCAAAATAACTTGGAATTATGGTAGCACATCGTTCGATAGTAATTTGTTCCGAATGCCAAGGACAATCTTATGGAAACGTTGTCACCATTATCGATTACTTATCAAGCCAAGCTGGAGAAGTCGATAATGGTTTAAAAATAGGAGATAGTTGTGGACTCTCGATGTCAAAGAAAAAGATACATAAAAACGTCAAATATATAAAATCCGAACGAGAAAATCAAGTATTGTAGTAAGCGAAATAGGCAATAATGGAGGATAGCGTCATCAGTAAGTCAATTTGACTAGAAACATGATTTTGATTGGCTGTAACTCTGAAGATATTAATCCTAGGAAAAAATAGTATGAACTCTTTTCGGTAGAAAATTTAATCATCTTCAGTTTTGATATGAACCTTTTTGGCCGCAACACCACTCACAAGGataggtactttagtgtccctCTCCGagtttaatagttttttttatatcttatAATGCATCGAAAAATGacagacacgtattttttttttatcggctgaAAGTTATGTTTAAttggtgaaatcaacccttaAAGTTAGGCATGTTAGGCAGtggagtgtttcatatagaagtaCTCAACCGATTGAAAAGAAATCAATTGCAAAATATTCTGCATGTGAAATAACCTATAGGACATGTTCTACTTCTTATGCACGCCTAATACATGGTGATTCATCCCTGGCATTCACAGTTTttttgttagaaaaaaaaaattcattcgacttCAATGGAACAgacaacatttcgaaaagcgaAAAGAATTCAAGTTGATTTGTCTTTGGATTTCtccaagagaaaaaatcaaaggGATTAAGGCTGCACAAATGTGGCTGTAGTAAGATGTTCATTAGGGTGGCCCTCAATATGGGTTGTAACAAGATTTTCCCGGGGAGGTACGATcaagtcccttctcggctcactcgCTCCTTCCCGTATgactctccggctgcgagaatgaaccgggcgccaggtacaaagtaccatcgaattaatcgactttattttcgtcgattctcgCGATAGTAACTCAACGCAAAACTAGAGCGTAGAGTACACGAGGGGTACGattgaccgaggacggtccgactactcagctcatctgagatacaaaaggtagagggggggatccttggggaaagTAGCAACTCACAACGCAAAACAAATAAGCGACACAGACAGAAGATTCAGGCAAGATTATCAATTTATTCACAAGTTCGTCAAACAAACAAAAGTACAGGACAAGATGAATAATCGCGAAATTGGAttctatataaaataaaaattggaaaggAAACTCAATTGACGGCTCGCTAGAATCGCATGGCCAATACATATCGGACGGCAACGCGGTTTCCGTGCGCGGCATACTCGAATTCATCAGGTAATTCATCGCATTAGGTAATCGCATCGCAATTTCGCGGGTGTCGTAGGTAATCGACGACCGACGCTCTGGCATTGTAGGTAAAAGATAATCAGCAATCTGACGAGCAGATGCCTTAGGTAATAGGTATAAGGTAATAAACGCCAGAACAACCGGTGTCCTTAGGTAAattcaggtaaaaggtaatcgacaccaggTAATTCCCTACATGAGTTCTCGACCGCAAGAAAAACTCGAAGATACGCGACGAAAGGTAATCGAAGGTAATAGTGAAGCGAATTTCGGCTAAGCGCGAGGTAACCCCGAAATTCCCGAACGATCAGTACCGGTAATACAAAGGCGgcgatattgaaaattaagaaattaacATCGAGATAATATTTACAAAAGGTATCGAAAGAATACGCCATAAGATAACTCGCAAAAGGCAACAGGAGATAATGTAATCGTCACGAAATagaggaaaagaaataaataagaaCGCAAAAGGAGCGGCTGAAAAATACGTAATACAAAAGACAGAATAACTCGCCGTATAGACGACGCGTGACaataagtgcgagagagatgaaGCGAAAACATCGCGTGAACGACCGTGCTCGCTAAAGCCTCaacgcgtgcagggagagagagaaatgtagCTGTgtggaatattccagcgcgtaCTACACAAAATTCGATATCAAAACTCGACATTACAAAACTCaaacttaattaattaatgtGCAATAGAATTACGTCAAATAAACTATACTGAATGGACCcaaattaatatcgaatcGATTAGTGGAGCTGAGCCGCAAAAACTACAAAATTTGgggaacacgggaagtatcggccgcaatttCACTCGAAACTTCGACACACATGTTCCCTGAAACGCCAACTAAAACtggaactaaattccgaaaactcaaaatgctcaactccattaatcattcggagagaaagagaaagggcttaccgaggaaccAACTCGTCGCACGCCGAAAGACAAAGGGACCTCGATGATCGGGAGGTGTTGGTAGctcgccggtgaggtgatcggaagAAGACTCTTAGTGCGTACGAGCGGTCCTCCAGATTCGATGTTCTCCCCACCATTAGGCCCATGCATAGGGCCATGCTTCTTTACACAATATCGCAATAATTACCCTTCTGCTGCTCTTACCTCCCtcgctcactcgaaacacaCCTCTTGACAAGgtgaccgtgatccgggtgtctttcctcttggggatccggcgggcagctctggAAGgtcgaggggaggcctccctcacgactccggatgtcgcggtgggcccacaacgataagccaccaggcaagaacagcacctcgcctccagaaaactcccccagaccccacctgacgaggcgccagttcacacggactgtgacacccgaattcacggtattgcgggcggtgcaactctgggttgctacggcgggaaagacacgagcggcgttcaataaatggcctataccagcgtgctctttcaatcgcccgcaggtcgagaatgTTCTTCGGTACTCGAAGACGGCGTGAGAGGAATGATTCTcgcgagcgagatcggctcgaacagcaGAAAAGTAACGCCAAATGAATAATGCTTGCGGGGCCAAATGTGGTGGTGGTAACACCAAATCTctcaaaaacaaacgaaatagtcaaaagaaaacttcatcaaaactcaaaattagATAATCCAAAATTCTCTCTTCTCGTTGCACAcggaggtaaaaggtaacggtTATTAGACTTAGTAAATTGTCGCTCGAAAGGTACTATACGCGATTCTTAAAATAAATCTTATAATTACGTGAcgatgagtctcgttccgaccaacacctgacgagtcgaacggcgtcaaaatgggccgtaaacccggtccactggtcgacaccattcgtacgagtggcggggcaaaatgtcacgtcacaggataaaaaaaaaaaattgatcgcgccgcccctcaaaacggttccaaatgataaaaaaaaaaatctacgcaaagccgcAGCCATGTCCGTTATgaggaagacgtgcctgtaatcATGAACTTAGattcaaatatcaatttttctgcatgattggagaaatttggattttttaaatctattttatgtggcaattttttttcctactttccGAAGCTATTGTATATTAGTATTCAATATACAGATCAAATAATAAGGTCTTCCATACTATActagcgaaaaaaattgaagggtaaaaaaattttttccaatttttagtgatttttcaaaatgttgtatttcagtgaaaaatggtcgtatcgaggtctaaaaaaaattcattttgaagcttcaagtttctagtttcaagatcttatggccaaaaaatgcagagctacatgttctgcgcaattttgagaaaaagtgtgagaaaaacatttacaaatgtttaaactttttttcaactctacaagcttagaaattttttttcaactaagccatggtacggaccggatagctggtttattcagcttcaatttgctatttttaaaacttcggtaggaccattttttgctgagatgttgaactttgaatcaaGATGAAGGACCCTTTTATCTTTGATCGACAATATCTCGGCAAcgaatggtcgcacaggaaattcaagggcagttctgaaaactggaatAAATGTCCTACAAGTTTCCCCTGCGatcttgaagaaattttttttcatccttgtcgtgcattaaaaaaaacaggaaaaaaaggtaatttatagtttttcagaaagtcaatagccaaatttcaaataatcgtGAAATGACTAATGTTGAGTATGCCTTTTACAGCTGAATATACCCCCAAAAACTCTGCGAAGTTacatttgaaataattgttcGAAGTCCTTAATGTCCGAAGccttaaggaaaaaaatcaattttcacttaaaaactttcggaaactttttttctaaattttaactttatttatggaaaaaatgtgggaaaaactggaaaatttttcattttttatttttgtcatgatcatgacgtgtttaacgtaaaaaaacgtgacccttaaattttttttaatgtttgcCGGTTGCAACGAGGAAACGATTGGCTAGATCGAAATGTAACTTCGCAGGGTTTTTGGGGTATATTCAATTGTAAAAGGCACACTCAACATTAgtcatttcatgattatttgaaatttggctatcgactttctgaaaaaccataaattaccttttttttccagttttcaatgtcaatgtgttcaaaatgtcccaaaacatcgaaaaatcatatctaggaaaaatgttcgaatgcgtgtgtgtgtgagtgcgTGCGTGGTATGGCACTGCAAGATTCAAACtcttataactcgaaaatgatttgagatacagggctaccggtttgcacagatgttaatctgtataagctcttcattctctaataattttgtcagaattagtaaaaaaaatacaaatcatATGacgttgtgaaattttcaaaaaaaagagtgtCGACGCACTAActtccgaaaattttaagatttattactatttattttttttaaatagattATCAAAaaaggaaggttggtattggaTTCAGGagatatcggttgagcggtttaaattttataacttttgaattttacgaaaatatgagtttttcgaaaaattgtctagccgctttaatttttggacattttgtaaaatattgtttataagtctgtacttcctctatgttttccagcaaagttgtcggaattatttaatttaaatgtaaatagaaaaacgttgaaaattgaaagtttcaaactgttttttctgatggctcatcattcagttttttttatgtgacAGTTTAAAAATAGATACTCAACAAATGCGTAGGCACAAACGCGTAGgaattataaatgaaaatgtgtTTTACATTTTCCAGAACAATAAATACTTCTTATATATTCATATTATCAAAACTATGTGTCTATACTAATATCATAAATGCATCATAATGCAAGAGTGTCATGATAAATCTAacttcgtaaaagaaggtagagaaaatacattatttccttgtatacaaaaaaaaatgctgagaATTGAAATTTGCGAATTTCTTCCttaagatggtcaagatgcacgacgctcaaagcttactctatgaggtacTACATCTTCTCACTATACAAGCACCCTACACAAACCGaaacaattatttaaaaaaaataattgacctTTATACAGACTTTTATTGAGAACTTTATACAgtaatatttatcaaaaaagcCGAAAATTGATTGGTATTGTTGTAAGTGGTaataacttaaaaaaaaaaaaattttatcggaTGTGTGTTGGTTTACTTTCTCGTAATGCATCTCGAAAATAAaagtatttaaaataaaatatgaagattgCCAACAGATTCATCATAATCATCACAAGCTCGTATTTACAGTCGGTTTTCAAGTATAAGTCCGTTTTTAAGACCCGATTTGTAAAAGCTACCACTCTATACGTTGATGAAAACGAGACTTAAAAACCGATTTAAGAATCTTCTCGAACAAGCCGCGACtcaaataacaatttttcaactaaATTAAATCTTTTTTAATTGAACTTTGTTATAAGATAAAACATCTGTAGAAAttgttaaataattaaatcattcaacttttaatttttcgttgtaaaataatgttgaaaatcataaaaagcggtagtctgcGCATCGTACGATTATCCGCTCAACCAATAGTAGAGTCAATAGcatgaatcatggcaacgggccaattaTAGAAAGCATTACAAAAAGATGAGCAgaacgaatttaaaaattggaaattcggcgtttgagaaCTTTGTAGTGGGGaaacgggtataagaagcgctgcgcgacccATTCGGCAGGCAGCGtttctcaaaattctg
This sequence is a window from Venturia canescens isolate UGA chromosome 8, ASM1945775v1, whole genome shotgun sequence. Protein-coding genes within it:
- the metl gene encoding tRNA N(3)-methylcytidine methyltransferase METTL2 isoform X2, whose protein sequence is MSEREVECVLVKATPSTNLTLENGATKRSQFGNRTLNKNDDVFQHNAWDNVIWDEKQLCFAKRKVADNSSKMASSEESERYEKDANKYWDKFYGIHKNRFFKDRHWLLTEFSELAPLEVSQSSNTKYDANLLVTSPARIGTRNILEIGCGVGNTIFPILMYDPSPNLFLYGCDFSSTAIELLQQNPQYDPSRCKAFVLDVTQKNWDPPFEPETLDIVLLIFVLSSISPDKMRNVIQQIHRYLKPGGLVLFRDYGRYDLAQLRFKKGRCLSENFYARGDGTRVYFFTQNEIRDAFVSCNFAEKQNVIDKRLQVNRGRQLTMYRVWIQAKFCKQF
- the metl gene encoding methyltransferase-like protein isoform X1 gives rise to the protein MDFINKDNCTPLRTDRLSLSECPAMSEREVECVLVKATPSTNLTLENGATKRSQFGNRTLNKNDDVFQHNAWDNVIWDEKQLCFAKRKVADNSSKMASSEESERYEKDANKYWDKFYGIHKNRFFKDRHWLLTEFSELAPLEVSQSSNTKYDANLLVTSPARIGTRNILEIGCGVGNTIFPILMYDPSPNLFLYGCDFSSTAIELLQQNPQYDPSRCKAFVLDVTQKNWDPPFEPETLDIVLLIFVLSSISPDKMRNVIQQIHRYLKPGGLVLFRDYGRYDLAQLRFKKGRCLSENFYARGDGTRVYFFTQNEIRDAFVSCNFAEKQNVIDKRLQVNRGRQLTMYRVWIQAKFCKQF